One genomic segment of Deltaproteobacteria bacterium includes these proteins:
- the hisG gene encoding ATP phosphoribosyltransferase yields MENNPSTECVRLALPKGRMKDGVFSILSEAGIRIKVSDRGYRPSINLPDFEVKILKPQNIVEMLDAGSRDLGFAGDDWVQEKGANLVELVDTRMDPVKVVAAAPRPLLENGKLPKQHLVIASEYENLTRNWIKREGLDATFVRSYGATEVFPPEDADCIVDNTSTGSTLRANNLDIVGTVATSSTRLYANPRAMEIPKKKAAIENFAMLVQSVLAARSRVMVEVNVTADKLDSVVEALPCMRDATVSPLRDSKGFAVKAAVPRDELPTVIPMIKSSGGTDIVVTRLSQLVP; encoded by the coding sequence ATGGAAAACAATCCCTCAACAGAGTGTGTGCGACTGGCATTACCTAAAGGCCGAATGAAAGACGGGGTTTTCTCGATTCTATCTGAGGCAGGTATCCGCATAAAAGTTAGTGACCGGGGCTACCGTCCCTCGATTAACTTGCCCGACTTCGAGGTGAAAATCTTGAAGCCACAGAATATCGTCGAAATGTTGGATGCGGGTAGCCGCGACCTTGGCTTTGCCGGTGATGACTGGGTTCAAGAAAAAGGTGCCAATCTGGTAGAGCTGGTTGATACGCGTATGGATCCTGTGAAGGTTGTAGCTGCCGCGCCGCGCCCTCTATTAGAGAATGGCAAACTTCCAAAACAGCACCTGGTGATTGCATCTGAATATGAGAACCTCACGCGCAACTGGATCAAGCGTGAAGGTTTAGATGCAACGTTTGTGCGGTCCTACGGGGCGACTGAAGTTTTCCCACCCGAGGATGCAGATTGCATCGTGGACAACACTTCAACGGGCTCGACCCTGCGAGCAAACAATCTGGATATTGTTGGTACCGTGGCGACTTCTTCCACAAGGCTTTATGCAAACCCAAGAGCCATGGAAATTCCGAAGAAAAAAGCAGCGATAGAAAACTTTGCCATGCTGGTTCAGTCTGTTTTGGCAGCGCGGAGCCGTGTGATGGTAGAAGTTAACGTCACTGCAGATAAGCTCGACAGTGTGGTTGAGGCCTTGCCGTGCATGCGTGATGCGACTGTTTCGCCTTTACGGGACAGCAAAGGTTTTGCGGTTAAAGCAGCTGTGCCGAGAGATGAACTCCCAACGGTGATTCCAATGATTAAGTCATCGGGGGGCACGGATATCGTTGTAACTCGATTATCTCAATTGGTGCCGTAA
- a CDS encoding TIGR01548 family HAD-type hydrolase, which produces MSSEKQEEKTLSVQPANAVAGVKPYKIPPRRQVVDLPLGNTERLFFTDAESKDLQALLSDQTIDDVIGYPNPTVLEAMIAEQYGVDTDQVIVTAGGDESLERACKSVLMPGTEIIVPYPTFEMIPIYAGLCGAKVVDVPWVDGAYPVESVLGAITKNTRAIVMISPNNPTGTSLTAEQVDQLARGAKDVLVIADLAYAEFAKEDLMPTLLKHSNVVITRTFSKALGLAGLRVGYAIGDARVIAWLKGASGPYTVSKLSLAMAKARMQAEQAPVQAYIERVQAERDKLVALLQELGATSIPSQANFVLARFEKSAWVKDALEGLGIGVRVFPGKPGLEGAVRITCPGNDEVFERLCDGFRAALNPEAMIFDLDGVLADVSGSYRATIVETAAAFGVTVTSEQISAQKAAGNANNDWVVTQRLCEEAGVNIDFEAIKDKFEEIYQGTAEAPGLRSTETLLTPKVWLNALKAKLPLAIVTGRPRSDALCFFEENDILDCFEVLVCMEDAALKPDPAPVNLALQKLGVKYAWMIGDTPDDIRAS; this is translated from the coding sequence ATGAGTTCAGAGAAGCAGGAAGAGAAAACGTTGTCGGTTCAGCCAGCCAACGCGGTTGCGGGTGTGAAGCCCTATAAAATACCGCCAAGGCGTCAAGTGGTTGATTTGCCGCTGGGCAATACAGAGCGATTGTTTTTCACGGACGCGGAGTCCAAAGATTTACAAGCTCTGTTATCAGACCAAACCATTGATGACGTGATTGGCTATCCAAACCCTACGGTGCTGGAGGCGATGATTGCCGAGCAGTATGGGGTGGATACGGACCAAGTCATCGTCACCGCTGGCGGGGATGAATCATTGGAGCGGGCATGCAAGAGCGTTTTGATGCCTGGTACCGAAATCATCGTGCCTTATCCTACCTTCGAAATGATTCCTATTTATGCCGGCCTCTGCGGTGCCAAGGTCGTAGATGTTCCTTGGGTTGACGGCGCCTATCCGGTTGAGAGTGTTTTAGGTGCGATCACTAAAAATACTCGCGCTATCGTGATGATCAGTCCCAACAACCCAACGGGAACCAGCTTAACGGCGGAACAAGTTGACCAGCTGGCTCGCGGCGCAAAAGATGTTTTAGTCATTGCAGACCTTGCATACGCAGAATTCGCAAAAGAAGACTTGATGCCAACGCTGCTGAAGCACTCGAATGTTGTTATCACCCGGACCTTTTCCAAGGCGCTGGGGCTGGCCGGATTGCGAGTGGGGTATGCCATCGGGGATGCACGTGTCATCGCATGGCTTAAGGGAGCCAGTGGCCCGTACACGGTTTCCAAATTGTCATTGGCCATGGCCAAGGCACGGATGCAGGCGGAGCAGGCTCCGGTTCAAGCTTATATCGAACGGGTTCAGGCTGAGCGTGACAAGCTCGTGGCCCTTCTGCAAGAACTCGGTGCAACCAGTATCCCAAGTCAAGCAAACTTTGTTTTGGCGCGGTTTGAGAAAAGCGCTTGGGTTAAGGATGCTTTAGAAGGTTTAGGAATCGGCGTCCGAGTGTTTCCAGGAAAGCCTGGTTTGGAAGGTGCGGTACGTATCACCTGCCCAGGTAACGATGAGGTCTTCGAGCGATTGTGTGATGGGTTCCGGGCAGCCCTCAACCCGGAAGCGATGATTTTCGACTTGGACGGAGTTTTGGCTGATGTTTCGGGTTCTTACCGAGCAACGATTGTCGAGACCGCTGCAGCATTTGGAGTGACCGTTACCTCTGAGCAGATAAGCGCGCAAAAAGCAGCTGGCAATGCCAACAACGATTGGGTTGTAACACAAAGGCTTTGTGAGGAGGCCGGAGTAAACATTGATTTCGAAGCAATCAAAGATAAGTTTGAAGAAATTTATCAAGGAACTGCCGAGGCGCCAGGTTTGCGCTCCACAGAAACACTTCTCACTCCGAAGGTATGGCTGAATGCTTTGAAAGCGAAATTGCCGCTCGCGATTGTGACCGGACGACCTAGAAGCGATGCGCTTTGTTTTTTCGAAGAGAACGACATCTTAGACTGCTTCGAAGTTCTCGTTTGCATGGAAGATGCAGCGCTTAAACCTGATCCCGCTCCCGTCAATCTGGCTCTCCAAAAACTTGGAGTTAAATATGCCTGGATGATTGGGGATACGCCTGACGACATTCGCGCATCCAG